One region of Brassica napus cultivar Da-Ae chromosome A10, Da-Ae, whole genome shotgun sequence genomic DNA includes:
- the LOC106370840 gene encoding K(+) efflux antiporter 1, chloroplastic-like encodes MESAFSIQRPSFCLSNRLISSKLCPKGISNRFQFGNRSRRNVSPSATLTMTGRFYLHSTKSILARIPFRFRTSCQGNDSLGNAETNDQSEEKDESESDSLEELRDLLHKAIKDLEVARLNSTMFEEKAQRISETAIALKDEATSAWHEVNKTLDVMRVTVDEESLAKEAVQNATMALSLAEARLRVVLESLEEAAGSNGVPESSQETEKKDSAEEKEEALLAAKDDIRECQVNLANCGAQLTSLQNKKDELQKEVDKLNDFAETIQINALKAEEDVANIMKLAEQAVAFELEATQRVNDAEIALQRAEKSLSIPPTPEETQGQLSDEETTLQEEVVLSSNTEDASHQVERESLIHEDISAVLNTADRVPDKVGQEAQKLTQPSDNENGKPSVDSSSKVVESDSEKLKIAVQTKKQETQKDLPKEGSSLIAPKASFNKSSRFFSASFFSSSSDGTTTVFASLVNSAKQQWPKLVLGFALLGAGLTLYSNGVGGNSQLLQQPDVVSTSTEDGSSNKETLIRQVQKLPKRIKKLLEMIPHQEVNEEEASLLDFLFLLLASVIFVPLFQKIPGGSPVLGYLAAGILIGPYGISIIRNVHATKAIAEFGVVFLLFNIGLELSVERLSSMKKYVFGLGSAQVLVTAAVVGLIAHYVAGQAGPAAIVIGNGLALSSTAVVLQVLQERGESTSRHGRATFSVLLFQDLAVVVLLILIPLISPNSSKGGIGFQAIAEALGLAAVKAAVAITAIIAGGRLLLRPIYKQIAENRNAEIFSANTLLVILGTSLLTARAGLSMALGAFLAGLLLAETEFSLQVESDIAPYRGLLLGLFFMTVGMSIDPKLLLSNFPVVIGTLGLLIVGKTLLVVIMGKLFGISIISAIRAGLLLAPGGEFAFVAFGEAVNQGIMSPQLSSLLFLVVGISMAITPWLAAGGQLIASRFELHDVRSLLPVESETDDLQDHIIICGFGRVGQIIAQLLSERLIPFVALDVSSDRVTVGRSMDLPVYFGDAGSREVLHKIGAERACAAVVALDAPGANYRCVWALSKYYPNVKTFVRAHDVVHGLNLEKAGATAVVPETLEPSLQLAAAVLAQAKLPTSEIANTINEFRTRHLSELTELCETSGSSLGYGFSRTTSKTKPQASDASDDNQIMEGGTLAI; translated from the exons ATGGAATCTGCGTTTAGTATTCAGCGTCCCAGTTTCTGCTTGTCTAATCGGCTCATTAGTTCGAAACTGTGTCCCAAAGGAATCAGCAACAGGTTTCAGTTTGGTAATCGATCGAGGAGAAATGTATCTCCAAGTGCTACATTGACTATGACTGGAAGATTTTACTTGCATTCTACAAAATCAATACTTGCGCGTATCCCCTTTCGATTTAGGACAAGCTGTCAAGGTAATGATTCCCTTGGTAATGCGGAAACTAATGATCAaagtgaagaaaaagatgaaagcGAATCTGATAGTTTGGAGGAACTCAGGGACTTACTTCACAAGGCTATCAAAGATTTGGAAGTTGCTAGGCTCAACAGTACCATGTTCGAGGAAAAGGCTCAGCGGATTTCTGAAACTGCCATCGCTCTCAAGGACGAAGCCACTAGCGCTTGGCATGAGGTTAACAAAACTCTTGATGTCATGCGAGTTACGGTTGATGAGGAATCTCTTGCCAAAGAAGCTGTTCAAAACGCTACCATGGCCTTATCTCTCGCTGAAGCAAGGCTTCGGGTTGTTCTGGAGTCACTTGAAGAAGCAGCTGGAAGTAATGGTGTTCCAGAATCCTCTCAGGAGACTGAGAAAAAAGACAGTgctgaggaaaaagaagaagcactTTTAGCTGCTAAGGATGACATACGAGAATGCCAAGTGAATTTAGCAAATTGTGGGGCCCAACTGACTTCTTTGCAGAACAAGAAAGACGAGCTGCAGAAGGAGGTCGACAAGTTGAATGACTTTGCTGAGACTATACAGATTAATGCCTTGAAAGCAGAAGAGGACGTCGCTAATATCATGAAATTGGCTGAACAAGCTGTTGCTTTTGAACTTGAGGCTACTCAACGCGTTAATGATGCAGAGATTGCTTTGCAGAGAGCTGAGAAGTCTCTCTCCATCCCGCCGACCCCAGAAGAAACCCAGGGCCAACTCTCGGATGAAGAAACAACTCTCCAGGAGGAGGTGGTACTCTCAAGTAATACCGAAGATGCTAGCCATCAGGTTGAAAGAGAATCACTGATACATGAAGATATCTCAGCGGTGCTGAACACAGCTGATCGTGTGCCTGATAAAGTTGGTCAGGAGGCTCAAAAACTGACTCAACCTAGCGATAATGAGAATGGGAAGCCAAGTGTAGACTCTTCTTCTAAAGTGGTGGAATCAGATTCTGAAAAGTTAAAGATTGCTGTTCAGACCAAAAAACAAGAAACGCAGAAAGATCTACCAAAAGAGGGTTCTTCTCTTATTGCACCCAAGGCATCGTTTAATAAATCCTCTCGTTTCTTTTCtgcatctttcttctcttccagTTCAGATGGGACCACGACAGTGTTTGCGAGTCTGGTTAATTCTGCCAAACAACAATGGCCCAAGCTAGTTCTTGGATTTGCACTTCTCGGGGCAGG aTTGACATTATATTCCAATGGAGTTGGCGGGAACAGTCAGCTGCTTCAACAACCAGATGTTGTCAGCACTAGTACAGAAGATGGCTCTTCCAACAAGGAGACGTTGATCCGGCAAGTGCAGAAACTTCCAAAGAGAATTAAGAAATTGCTTGAGATGATCCCTCACCAGGAG GTCAATGAGGAAGAAGCTTCGCTTCTTGATTTTTTGTTCTTACTGCTGGCAAGCGTCATATTTGTGCCTCTATTTCAGAAAATTCCTGGAG GCAGCCCTGTTCTTGGGTATTTGGCAGCTGGAATTCTGATTGGTCCTTATGGTATTTCGATAATCCGTAATGTGCATGCAACTAAGGCCATTGCAGAATTTGGAGTCGTTTTCTTGCTTTTCAACATTGGCCTTGAG CTATCTGTTGAAAGACTGAGTTCCATGAAGAAGTATGTTTTTGGATTAGGCTCCGCTCAG GTTCTGGTGACAGCAGCAGTAGTTGGATTGATTGCCCATTATGTTGCTGGTCAGGCTGGTCCAGCAGCAATAGTTATCGGAAACGGCCTGGCACTGTCCTCCACTGCTGTTGTCCTTCAG GTTCTACAAGAACGGGGTGAGAGCACATCTAGACATGGACGAGCTACATTTTCCGTCTTGCTTTTCCAG GATCTAGCTGTAGTTGTTTTACTGATCCTCATCCCGCTTATTTCACCTAATTCATCCAAAGGAGGG ATTGGGTTTCAAGCAATTGCTGAAGCGCTTGGACTTGCTGCAGTCAAAGCAGCAGTTGCTATTACTGCCATAATTGCTGGTGGCCGTCTT CTTCTTCGGCCAATCTATAAGCAAATTGCAGAAAACCGAAATGCTGAAATATTCTCTGCCAACACACTTCTTGTTATCCTTGGCACTAGTTTACTGACAGCTAGG GCTGGACTCTCCATGGCATTAGGAGCGTTTTTGGCTGGTCTACTCCTTGCGGAGACAGAATTTTCCTTGCAAGTGGAATCAGATATTGCTCCTTATCGTGGTCTTCTACTGGGACTTTTCTTCATGACG GTTGGCATGTCTATTGATCCGAAACTTCTTCTCTCTAACTTTCCTGTCGTAATTGGGACTTTGGGACTCTTGATAGTGGGCAAAACTTTATTAGTCGTAATCATGGGGAAACTGTTTGGCATTTCAATCATATCTGCAATTAGAGCCGGACTTCTTCTTGCCCCAGGCGGAGAGTTTGCATTTGTTGCTTTCGGAGAAGCTGTCAATCAG GGTATAATGTCTCCTCAGCTGTCTTCGTTACTGTTTCTTGTGGTGGGAATCTCAATGGCTATCACACCTTGGTTAGCTGCTGGTGGGCAGTTAATTGCATCCCGGTTTGAGTTGCATGATGTTAGAAGTTTATTACCGGTTGAAAGTGAG ACGGATGATTTGCAGGATCACATAATTATTTGCGGATTTGGACGAGTTGGTCAG ATAATTGCTCAGCTTCTCTCAGAAAGACTTATCCCATTCGTCGCCCTCGATGTCAGCAG TGATAGAGTGACGGTCGGACGCTCCATGGATCTTCCTGTTTATTTTGGAGACGCTGGTAGTAGAGAG GTTCTCCACAAAATTGGAGCAGAGAGAGCATGTGCTGCTGTGGTTGCTTTAGACGCACCAGGAGCAAATTACAGATGTGTGTGGGCTCTGAGCAAGTACTACCCCAATGTGAAGACCTTTGTCCGCGCACACGACGTTGTTCATGGTCTTAATCTTGAAAAAGCTGGTGCTACTGCT GTTGTACCGGAGACTCTGGAGCCAAGTCTACAGCTGGCAGCCGCTGTTCTTGCTCAG GCCAAATTACCGACATCAGAAATAGCAAATACGATCAACGAGTTCAGAACCCGTCACCTGTC
- the LOC106370058 gene encoding LIM domain-containing protein PLIM2b, whose protein sequence is MSFTGTTDKCNVCDKTVYVMDMLSIEGMPYHKSCFKCTHCKGTLVMSNYSSMDGVLYCKTHFDQLFKESGNFSKNFQPGKTEKPEHTKTPSKISSIFCGTQDKCAACEKTVYPLEKVQMEGECFHKTCFRCAHGGCTLTHSSYASLDGVLYCRHHFNQLFLEKGNYAHVLQAANHRRTASGNSLPPEPTEEVAVEAKEENGVSQS, encoded by the exons atgtcttTCACAGGAACAACTGACAAATGCAATGTTTGCGATAAGACAGTCTATGTAATGGACATGTTGTCAATTGAAGGAATGCCTTACCACAAGTCTTGCTTCAAATGCACCCATTGCAAAGGCACCCTTGTG ATGAGCAACTATTCATCCATGGACGGAGTCTTGTACTGCAAGACTCATTTTGACCAACTCTTCAAGGAATCTGGCAATTTCAGCAAAAATTTCCAACCAG GAAAGACTGAGAAGCCGGAGCAT ACAAAGACTCCAAGCAAGATATCATCCATCTTCTGTGGAACACAAGACAAGTGTGCTGCTTGTGAGAAAACTGTTTACCCTCTTGAAAAG gtgcAAATGGAAGGAGAATGCTTCCACAAGACATGTTTCAGGTGTGCTCACGGTGGCTGCACGCTGACTCACTCCTCATACGCCTCCCTAGACGGCGTCCTCTATTGCCGGCATCACTTTAACCAGCTCTTCCTCGAGAAAGGCAACTATGCTCACGTCCTCCAAGCAGCCAACCACCGTCGCACAGCCTCAGGCAACTCTCTTCCTCCGGAGCCAACCGAAGAGGTCGCCGTCGAAGCAAAGGAAGAGAACGGCGTTTCACAGTCTTGA